One uncultured Jannaschia sp. DNA segment encodes these proteins:
- a CDS encoding NAD(P)-binding domain-containing protein: MPLVLVWVVFVVLRQRGERTAQTQKAEAHAAGLTQPASLHPVIDPTTCIGCGACVRACPEGRILGLVNGKAELVEPANCIGHGACAQACPMDAITLVFGTAERGMDIPHVGPDFQTNVPGIYIAGELGGMGLIRNAIEQGRQALGEIAKHKAPAAPGAVDVVIVGAGPAGFAAGLGAMEKGLSYVIVEQETLGGTVSHFPRGKLVMTAPVTLPIYGKANFRETTKEALMEFWEKVVADTGLQINFEERVTAIEPDGDGFEVTTTAGTHRGRAVLLTIGRRGTPRKLGVEGEEQSKVVYRLTDPEQYQGQSVLVVGGGDSAIEAATSIAELPQSDVTLSYRSAAFSRVKPKNRKKLEAAEADGSLNVILGSNVKKIDAAHVEIEQAGDMTRLPNDAVIVCAGGILPTAFLKSIGITVETKHGTA, encoded by the coding sequence GTGCCCCTCGTGCTGGTGTGGGTCGTGTTCGTGGTTCTGCGGCAACGCGGCGAACGCACGGCGCAGACCCAGAAGGCGGAGGCGCACGCCGCCGGTCTGACGCAGCCCGCCTCGCTGCATCCGGTGATCGATCCGACCACCTGCATCGGCTGCGGGGCCTGCGTGCGGGCTTGTCCCGAGGGCCGGATCCTCGGCCTCGTGAACGGCAAGGCCGAACTGGTCGAGCCGGCAAACTGCATCGGTCATGGTGCCTGCGCGCAGGCCTGCCCGATGGACGCCATCACTCTGGTGTTCGGAACGGCGGAGCGGGGCATGGACATTCCGCATGTTGGGCCGGACTTCCAGACCAACGTGCCGGGCATCTACATCGCCGGAGAACTCGGCGGTATGGGGCTGATCCGCAACGCGATCGAACAGGGGCGGCAGGCGCTCGGCGAGATCGCGAAGCACAAGGCCCCGGCCGCGCCGGGTGCAGTCGACGTCGTCATCGTGGGTGCCGGTCCGGCCGGGTTCGCCGCCGGTCTGGGTGCCATGGAAAAGGGCCTGAGTTACGTCATCGTCGAGCAGGAGACGCTTGGCGGAACGGTCTCGCACTTCCCGCGCGGCAAGCTGGTGATGACGGCGCCCGTCACGCTGCCGATCTACGGAAAGGCGAATTTCCGCGAGACGACCAAGGAAGCCCTGATGGAATTCTGGGAGAAGGTGGTCGCCGACACGGGTCTTCAGATCAATTTCGAGGAGCGCGTCACGGCGATTGAACCCGATGGCGACGGCTTCGAGGTCACCACGACCGCAGGCACACATCGCGGGCGTGCCGTGCTTCTGACGATCGGTCGGCGCGGGACGCCCCGGAAGCTCGGCGTGGAGGGCGAGGAGCAGAGCAAGGTCGTCTATCGCTTGACCGACCCCGAACAGTATCAGGGGCAGTCGGTGCTGGTGGTGGGCGGCGGCGACAGCGCCATCGAGGCCGCGACCAGCATCGCCGAGCTACCGCAGAGCGATGTGACGCTGTCCTATCGAAGTGCCGCGTTCTCACGCGTGAAGCCGAAGAACCGCAAGAAGCTCGAGGCGGCCGAGGCGGATGGCAGCCTCAACGTCATCCTCGGCTCCAACGTCAAGAAGATCGACGCGGCGCATGTCGAAATCGAACAGGCGGGCGATATGACGCGTCTGCCCAACGATGCCGTCATCGTCTGCGCGGGGGGCATCCTGCCGACCGCGTTTCTCAAATCCATCGGAATCACGGTCGAGACAAAACATGGCACTGCATAG
- a CDS encoding SulP family inorganic anion transporter, translating to MGFARYLPVLDWGRRYDRRDLGGDALAAVIVTIMLIPQSLAYALLAGLPPEAGLYASIVPILLYAMFGTSRALAVGPVAVVSLMTAAALGDVVAQGTAGYATAALTLAGLSGVMLLAFGLLRLGAIANYLSHPVISGFITASGLLIAASQLRHVMGIEAHGHTLPVLLGSLAENVRDTNAATFALGLGTTAFLFWVRSGLAPLLRRLGLTSGAAGTLAKIGPVAAIAATTWVVWQFDLQAMGVAVVGEVPRALPPLTRPDLSLDLVRQLALPAALISIIGFVESISVAQTLAAKRRQRIDPDQELIGLGAANIGASLTGGFPVTGGFSRSVVNFDAGARTPAAGALTAAGLALAAVTLTPLIHYLPKATLAATIIVAVLSLVDLDLLRRAWIYAKADFAAVATTVTLTLLLGVEVGVSAGVALSILLHLHRAARPHIAEVGRVPGTEHFRNILRHEVLTDPRIVSLRVDESLWFANARYLEDHIQARIADDPTIRHVVLQCAAINEIDLSALESLEAINARLDEMGVALHLSEVKGPVMDRLRRGDFLSHLSGRIFLSQHDAASELATG from the coding sequence ATGGGCTTTGCGCGATACCTTCCGGTCCTCGACTGGGGTCGGCGTTACGATCGTCGCGATCTGGGCGGAGACGCGCTCGCAGCCGTGATCGTCACGATCATGCTGATCCCCCAATCGCTGGCCTACGCGCTGCTGGCCGGTCTGCCGCCCGAGGCAGGCCTCTACGCCTCGATCGTGCCGATCCTGCTCTACGCCATGTTCGGCACATCCCGCGCCTTGGCCGTCGGCCCCGTCGCGGTCGTATCGCTTATGACGGCGGCCGCGCTGGGCGATGTGGTGGCGCAAGGGACCGCAGGTTACGCGACGGCCGCGCTGACGTTGGCCGGGCTCTCGGGCGTGATGCTGCTGGCCTTCGGCCTGCTCCGGCTGGGTGCGATCGCCAACTACCTGTCGCACCCGGTCATCTCGGGCTTCATCACGGCGAGCGGGCTCCTGATCGCGGCCAGCCAGTTGCGGCATGTGATGGGCATCGAGGCCCATGGCCACACGCTCCCGGTGCTGCTCGGCTCGCTGGCCGAGAATGTCCGTGACACGAACGCCGCCACGTTCGCGCTCGGGCTCGGGACGACGGCGTTCCTGTTCTGGGTCCGCTCGGGTCTCGCGCCGCTGCTGCGCCGGCTCGGCCTGACCTCCGGGGCCGCCGGCACCCTCGCCAAGATCGGGCCCGTCGCCGCCATCGCCGCCACCACTTGGGTCGTCTGGCAGTTCGACCTGCAGGCGATGGGCGTGGCCGTCGTCGGAGAGGTGCCCCGCGCCCTGCCACCCCTCACCCGGCCCGACCTTTCGCTCGACCTCGTCCGGCAGCTTGCCCTGCCCGCCGCGCTCATCTCAATCATCGGGTTCGTCGAGTCGATCTCGGTCGCCCAGACGCTCGCCGCCAAGCGCCGCCAGCGCATCGACCCGGACCAGGAACTGATCGGTCTCGGGGCGGCCAATATCGGCGCGTCGCTGACCGGGGGCTTTCCGGTGACGGGTGGCTTTTCGCGGTCGGTCGTCAATTTCGACGCCGGCGCCCGCACCCCCGCCGCCGGGGCCCTCACCGCGGCCGGACTGGCGCTCGCGGCGGTGACGCTGACGCCGCTCATCCATTACCTGCCGAAGGCGACGCTCGCGGCGACGATCATCGTCGCCGTCCTCAGCCTCGTGGATCTGGATCTCCTTCGCCGTGCCTGGATCTATGCAAAGGCCGATTTCGCCGCCGTCGCCACGACCGTCACGCTCACCCTTCTGCTGGGTGTGGAAGTGGGCGTATCGGCGGGTGTCGCCCTCTCGATCCTGCTGCACCTCCACCGCGCCGCGCGACCCCATATCGCCGAAGTCGGGCGCGTCCCGGGCACCGAGCACTTCCGCAACATCCTCCGCCATGAGGTCCTGACCGACCCACGGATCGTGAGCTTGCGCGTGGATGAAAGCCTCTGGTTCGCGAATGCGCGCTACCTCGAGGACCATATCCAGGCCCGCATCGCCGACGACCCGACGATCCGGCATGTCGTCCTGCAATGCGCGGCGATCAACGAGATCGACCTCAGCGCTCTGGAATCCCTCGAAGCGATCAACGCTCGATTGGACGAGATGGGGGTGGCGCTGCATCTCTCCGAAGTGAAAGGCCCGGTCATGGACCGTCTGCGCCGCGGCGATTTCCTGTCGCATCTGTCGGGACGCATCTTCCTGTCGCAGCACGATGCGGCATCGGAACTGGCGACGGGCTGA
- a CDS encoding ankyrin repeat domain-containing protein encodes MALHRTTILLAFVALAAPAAANVQQRPGDALRMQAAETAVRQRNYTEAAETLADLSAEGHAEASFILATLYRDGRGVRQDERMAFDLTKQAAEAGHLDAQYSLGNLLLDGRGTEEDALAGRTWVATAAAEGHALAARLLSKLDRALVAEKEADHAAVEESVEETEREVSEIANNLGWTLLIEAARRGEDEVTEALLDDGAVIDGTDKQGRTALMHAAETGQIKATMALVEAGADLNFQDAEGRTALALASQAGHYTVVWHLLQHGARSYLADADGTRPLGHALGAGQTRVALLLLKHDFPAEDPQLRMNLLTTAAQNGGPEILDMLLQRGLPLDLIDADGRGALWHAAAAGNRPAASFLIETGVAIDHADHEGETALHAALRFGQTGMMSLLLKAGADVNAATETGNTALMIAARQGNSHAVQSLIGAGAEIDLRNAKRNSALMLAAQADAREVVGLLIEAGADKGLRNQDRHRARDLALAAGNPVVVALLD; translated from the coding sequence ATGGCACTGCATAGAACAACGATTCTCCTCGCCTTCGTCGCGCTGGCCGCGCCTGCCGCCGCCAACGTGCAACAGCGTCCCGGCGACGCGCTGCGGATGCAGGCGGCCGAGACGGCGGTCCGGCAACGCAACTATACCGAGGCGGCCGAGACCCTGGCGGACCTGTCGGCGGAGGGGCACGCCGAAGCCTCGTTCATTCTCGCCACGCTCTACCGCGACGGGCGCGGCGTGCGCCAAGACGAGCGGATGGCCTTCGACCTGACGAAACAAGCTGCTGAAGCGGGCCATCTCGATGCGCAATACAGCCTCGGCAACCTCTTGCTGGATGGACGCGGCACCGAGGAGGATGCCTTGGCGGGTCGGACGTGGGTCGCCACCGCCGCCGCTGAGGGTCACGCGCTGGCCGCACGGTTGCTGTCGAAGCTGGACCGCGCGCTGGTCGCCGAGAAGGAGGCCGACCATGCGGCGGTGGAGGAGAGCGTCGAAGAGACCGAACGCGAGGTATCCGAGATCGCGAATAATCTGGGCTGGACCCTTCTGATCGAAGCGGCACGGCGCGGCGAAGACGAGGTGACCGAAGCGCTGCTGGACGACGGCGCAGTGATCGACGGCACCGACAAGCAGGGGCGCACCGCGCTGATGCACGCGGCCGAGACGGGTCAGATCAAGGCGACCATGGCGCTGGTCGAGGCCGGTGCCGATCTCAATTTCCAGGACGCGGAGGGTCGGACGGCCCTGGCCCTCGCATCGCAGGCGGGGCACTACACGGTGGTCTGGCACCTGCTGCAGCACGGCGCGCGGAGCTATCTGGCCGATGCCGACGGCACGCGCCCGCTGGGCCATGCGCTCGGGGCCGGGCAGACGCGGGTCGCCCTTCTCCTGCTCAAGCACGACTTCCCGGCCGAAGATCCCCAACTGCGGATGAACCTCCTGACGACGGCGGCGCAGAACGGCGGGCCGGAGATCCTGGACATGCTGCTGCAACGGGGATTGCCGCTCGATCTGATCGACGCGGACGGGCGCGGGGCGCTGTGGCACGCTGCGGCGGCGGGCAACAGGCCCGCGGCATCGTTCCTGATCGAAACCGGCGTGGCGATCGACCATGCGGATCACGAGGGCGAGACGGCGCTGCACGCAGCGCTGCGCTTCGGGCAGACCGGGATGATGTCCCTGCTTCTGAAGGCCGGGGCGGATGTGAACGCCGCCACCGAGACGGGCAACACGGCCCTGATGATCGCCGCCCGGCAAGGCAATTCCCATGCCGTCCAGAGCCTGATCGGCGCGGGCGCAGAGATCGACCTGCGCAATGCCAAGCGCAACTCGGCGCTGATGCTGGCCGCGCAGGCCGACGCGCGCGAGGTCGTCGGATTGCTGATCGAAGCGGGGGCCGACAAGGGGCTGCGCAACCAGGACCGTCACCGCGCCCGCGATCTTGCCCTTGCGGCGGGAAATCCGGTGGTCGTGGCGCTGCTGGACTAG
- a CDS encoding MBL fold metallo-hydrolase encodes MMTYPIDMTTRPKVDGFFDEATNTISYIIQDPASDHCAIIDSVMDIDYAAGRITYDHADKLIEEVRRRGLTLDWIIETHVHADHLSAAPYIQEKLGGKIGIGAEIVTVQDTFGKVFNEGTEFQRDGSQFDALFSDGDIYEIGSMTAFAIHTPGHTPACMTHVIGDAAFVGDTLFMPDGGSARADFPGGDAGVLYDSIQKVLALPDAMRLFMCHDYGPNGRDIAWETTVAEEKAHNIHVGGGTTRAAFVKMREERDATLAVPKLILPSLQVNMRAGEVPTDAEGNPVLKVPVNGI; translated from the coding sequence ATGATGACCTATCCCATCGACATGACGACCCGCCCCAAGGTCGACGGCTTCTTCGACGAGGCCACCAACACGATCAGCTACATTATTCAGGACCCGGCCAGCGACCACTGCGCCATCATCGATAGCGTGATGGACATCGACTACGCCGCCGGGCGCATCACCTACGACCACGCCGACAAGCTGATCGAGGAGGTGCGCCGCCGCGGCCTGACGCTGGACTGGATCATTGAGACCCATGTCCATGCCGACCACCTGTCGGCCGCGCCCTACATCCAGGAGAAACTGGGCGGGAAGATCGGCATCGGCGCTGAGATCGTCACCGTTCAGGACACGTTCGGAAAGGTGTTCAACGAGGGCACCGAGTTCCAGCGCGACGGCTCGCAATTCGACGCCCTGTTCTCCGACGGTGACATCTATGAAATCGGCAGCATGACCGCATTCGCGATCCACACGCCGGGCCATACGCCCGCCTGCATGACCCATGTGATCGGTGACGCCGCCTTTGTGGGCGATACGCTCTTCATGCCCGACGGCGGCTCCGCCCGTGCCGACTTTCCGGGCGGTGATGCGGGCGTGCTCTATGACAGCATCCAGAAGGTGCTGGCCCTGCCGGACGCGATGCGCCTCTTCATGTGCCACGACTATGGACCGAATGGGCGCGACATCGCTTGGGAGACCACGGTCGCGGAGGAAAAGGCGCATAACATCCATGTCGGCGGCGGCACGACCCGCGCCGCCTTCGTCAAGATGCGGGAGGAGCGCGACGCGACGCTTGCCGTTCCGAAGCTCATCCTGCCGTCCCTGCAGGTGAACATGCGGGCGGGCGAAGTGCCCACCGACGCAGAGGGCAATCCGGTGCTGAAGGTGCCGGTCAACGGGATCTGA
- a CDS encoding bifunctional protein tyrosine phosphatase family protein/NAD(P)/FAD-dependent oxidoreductase produces MDIRTLTPRLSVGPQIDPGDLKTLAAMGYRAVICNRPDGEAADQPTFEEIAAAARAEGLEARHVPIVAGRVEDADVVAFEAALTELPGPVLAYCRTGTRSTTLWSLSRAGVLKLPDILAITKAAGYDMGGVVRRIANGGQTPTDRSDARFDIAIVGGGAAGIAVAASLRKRQPDLDVAIIDPADTHYYQPGWTMVGGGIFEAAETVRTMGSIIPKGVHWIKAAVAAFEPEADAVILDGCRVLRYKHLIVCPGLKLDWHAVDGLVETLGRNGVTSNYRYDLAPYTWDLVQGLKSGRAIFTQPPMPIKCAGAPQKAMYLSADAWRRRGVLGDIEIHFANAGGVLFGIADYVPALMEYVERYGVALDFHHNLVAVDGPNRIATFDVTPPVAETRRVKMAFDMLHVCPPQAAPDFIRVSPLADAAGWVDVDQASLRHRSWDNIWSLGDVMNAPNAKTAAAARMQAPIVAANIDAAMRGRGPVARYNGYGSCPLTVERGKIVLAEFGYGGTLLPSFPEALIDGTRPSRAAWLLKEKILPPVYWRGMLKGREWLVRPEPVTVD; encoded by the coding sequence ATGGATATTCGCACACTCACGCCCCGACTATCTGTCGGACCGCAGATCGACCCCGGCGATCTGAAGACCCTTGCCGCGATGGGCTACCGTGCCGTCATCTGCAATCGGCCCGATGGCGAGGCCGCGGACCAGCCGACCTTCGAGGAGATCGCCGCCGCCGCGCGTGCGGAGGGGCTCGAGGCGCGGCACGTGCCGATCGTCGCCGGTCGGGTCGAAGATGCCGACGTGGTGGCGTTCGAAGCCGCCCTGACGGAGCTTCCGGGACCGGTGCTCGCATATTGCCGCACGGGCACCCGGTCGACCACGCTCTGGTCGCTCAGCCGGGCGGGTGTACTCAAGCTGCCCGACATCCTCGCGATCACGAAGGCGGCCGGATACGACATGGGGGGCGTGGTGCGCCGGATCGCGAATGGCGGGCAGACCCCGACCGACCGGTCCGATGCGCGGTTCGACATCGCGATCGTCGGTGGCGGGGCTGCGGGCATCGCGGTGGCCGCCAGCCTTCGGAAACGCCAGCCCGATCTCGACGTCGCCATCATCGACCCGGCCGACACGCATTACTACCAGCCCGGTTGGACGATGGTCGGCGGCGGCATCTTCGAAGCGGCCGAGACCGTTCGAACGATGGGCTCCATCATTCCCAAGGGCGTGCACTGGATCAAGGCGGCCGTGGCCGCCTTCGAGCCGGAGGCGGATGCCGTCATTCTCGATGGCTGCCGGGTCCTGCGCTACAAGCATCTCATCGTCTGCCCCGGCCTCAAGCTCGACTGGCATGCCGTGGACGGTCTGGTCGAGACGCTCGGGCGGAACGGCGTCACCTCGAACTATCGCTACGACCTGGCCCCTTACACGTGGGACCTTGTGCAGGGCCTCAAATCGGGCCGCGCGATCTTCACGCAGCCGCCCATGCCGATCAAATGCGCGGGCGCGCCGCAAAAGGCGATGTACCTCTCGGCCGATGCCTGGCGCCGGCGTGGGGTTCTGGGGGACATCGAAATCCACTTCGCCAATGCCGGCGGCGTTCTCTTCGGGATCGCGGATTACGTGCCCGCCTTGATGGAATATGTCGAACGCTACGGTGTGGCGCTGGATTTCCACCACAACCTCGTCGCCGTCGACGGACCGAACCGGATCGCCACCTTCGACGTGACACCCCCCGTTGCCGAGACGAGGCGCGTCAAGATGGCGTTCGATATGCTTCACGTATGCCCGCCCCAGGCCGCGCCCGATTTCATCCGCGTCTCGCCCCTTGCCGATGCGGCCGGATGGGTCGATGTCGATCAGGCGAGCCTCAGGCACCGGAGTTGGGACAACATCTGGTCCCTTGGCGACGTGATGAATGCCCCCAACGCCAAGACCGCCGCCGCCGCACGGATGCAGGCGCCGATCGTCGCCGCCAATATCGACGCCGCCATGCGCGGTCGTGGTCCGGTGGCGCGGTACAACGGCTACGGTTCCTGCCCTCTGACCGTGGAGCGAGGGAAGATCGTGCTGGCCGAGTTCGGATATGGCGGCACTCTCCTGCCCAGTTTCCCCGAGGCTCTGATCGACGGCACCCGGCCCAGCCGTGCGGCGTGGCTCCTGAAGGAGAAGATCCTTCCGCCGGTCTACTGGCGCGGCATGCTGAAGGGGCGCGAATGGCTCGTGCGGCCCGAGCCTGTCACGGTCGACTGA
- a CDS encoding DUF6691 family protein, whose product MRLIASYIVGLVFGVGISISGMANPAKVLNFFDIAGSWDPSLAFVMGGALLVTFVGYRWVLRADGPLLDTRFLIPTRSDLDPRLIGGAALFGVGWGIAGFCPGGALPALGTGTTDVFIFVAAVIAGIWIARNLDRLTRTPTPHT is encoded by the coding sequence ATGCGCCTGATCGCAAGCTATATCGTAGGCCTCGTCTTCGGGGTCGGCATCTCGATTTCGGGGATGGCGAACCCCGCGAAGGTGCTCAACTTCTTCGATATCGCCGGAAGCTGGGACCCCAGCCTTGCCTTCGTCATGGGCGGCGCGCTGTTGGTGACCTTCGTCGGCTACAGATGGGTTCTACGCGCGGACGGACCGCTTCTGGACACGCGGTTCCTGATCCCGACCCGCTCGGATCTCGACCCGCGCCTGATCGGCGGCGCAGCCCTCTTCGGCGTCGGATGGGGCATCGCGGGCTTCTGTCCCGGCGGCGCGCTGCCAGCGCTCGGCACCGGGACGACGGACGTGTTCATCTTCGTCGCCGCCGTCATCGCGGGCATCTGGATCGCCCGTAATCTGGACCGCCTGACCCGAACACCCACACCCCATACCTGA
- a CDS encoding YeeE/YedE family protein: MQSLLGGALIGLSAVMLMGLMGRIMGATGILSGLVAPIDGREFAWRAAILAGMVTGPAIVLLATGAMPVIQVPVSAPTLVVGGLIVGIGATYGSGCTSGHGVCGMARLSPRSVAATLTFMATTAATVFVIRHVMGG; the protein is encoded by the coding sequence ATGCAATCGCTTCTGGGCGGCGCGTTGATCGGGCTTTCAGCCGTGATGCTCATGGGGCTCATGGGCCGGATCATGGGTGCGACCGGCATCCTGTCGGGGCTCGTGGCGCCGATCGACGGACGTGAATTCGCCTGGCGCGCGGCGATCCTCGCGGGGATGGTCACAGGCCCCGCGATCGTTCTTCTGGCGACCGGCGCGATGCCCGTCATCCAGGTGCCGGTCTCGGCGCCGACGCTGGTCGTGGGCGGCCTGATCGTAGGGATCGGCGCGACCTACGGGTCCGGCTGCACCTCGGGGCACGGCGTCTGCGGAATGGCGCGGCTGTCGCCGCGATCCGTCGCGGCAACGCTCACCTTCATGGCGACCACCGCGGCCACGGTCTTCGTGATCCGCCACGTGATGGGAGGCTGA